Proteins found in one Sporosarcina jeotgali genomic segment:
- a CDS encoding DNA sulfur modification protein DndB, producing the protein MVGGVTTIIPGIHYMQFGKEVLFTHIRFATLEAIFEVDQQVQRQLDPRKRRDIRDFILKSLEQDEPFYFSPFVFSSRKQIERGEEDFELVAGSKLYIIDGQHRASAFSSALSHLKSQKDAAEEAGDFKDAEKVRSQIDRLKVFPVTMQVYLDLTQQQERQLFTDLNTERCEAHPGLRMQYDQRDAYIALTRDVAHRLSNHMDIEFEAARLTEQNSSITTLTAMRKCLVSLFEGTLSEKKGEPYYRNCKPSEVPLVAKRFFESWEEIFPKKMPNRENYVCSKTGIQVALAQTAHTLTRGEGISHKEAFELLKLLNKQCTWKHDDPAFAHMYDKTGGRIKNHSSTTSIKRTVLQFLKMIDQERMAVLC; encoded by the coding sequence ATGGTTGGAGGAGTAACGACTATAATACCAGGAATCCATTATATGCAATTTGGCAAGGAAGTCCTGTTTACGCACATCCGGTTTGCAACACTTGAAGCAATTTTTGAAGTGGATCAGCAAGTGCAGCGCCAGTTGGATCCTCGTAAACGAAGGGACATACGAGATTTCATCCTCAAAAGTTTGGAACAGGATGAGCCATTCTATTTTTCTCCATTTGTTTTTTCCAGCCGGAAACAGATTGAAAGAGGGGAGGAGGATTTCGAACTAGTTGCAGGGAGCAAACTATACATAATCGATGGCCAACACAGAGCATCAGCGTTCTCGTCAGCACTCAGTCACTTGAAATCTCAAAAAGATGCAGCGGAAGAAGCGGGAGATTTTAAAGATGCTGAAAAAGTCAGGAGTCAAATTGATCGTTTAAAAGTATTTCCAGTAACGATGCAAGTATATTTGGATTTGACACAGCAGCAGGAGAGACAACTTTTTACGGATCTTAATACTGAACGTTGTGAAGCCCATCCAGGGCTCCGTATGCAGTACGATCAGCGAGATGCATATATTGCGTTGACACGTGATGTTGCACATCGGTTGAGCAATCATATGGATATAGAGTTTGAAGCGGCAAGGTTAACGGAACAGAATTCCTCAATAACCACATTGACTGCGATGAGAAAGTGTTTGGTTTCACTATTTGAAGGAACGCTTAGTGAGAAAAAGGGGGAACCCTATTATCGCAATTGCAAACCATCGGAGGTACCCCTTGTTGCAAAGCGGTTCTTTGAATCTTGGGAAGAGATCTTTCCAAAAAAGATGCCCAATCGTGAAAACTATGTTTGTTCAAAAACTGGCATCCAAGTAGCATTAGCACAAACGGCACATACGTTAACACGCGGGGAAGGTATTTCACATAAAGAAGCGTTTGAGCTGCTAAAGCTATTGAATAAGCAATGTACGTGGAAACACGATGATCCTGCATTCGCTCATATGTATGACAAAACAGGAGGTCGTATCAAAAATCATTCCTCCACAACGAGTATCAAGCGGACGGTTCTTCAATTCTTGAAGATGATCGACCAAGAAAGGATGGCGGTTTTGTGCTGA